ATAAAACATTCCTTGGTGCCATGAAGCATGTTAAAGAAAAAGGGAAAGCCCTTCATTTATATGGTCTGTTGTCTGACGGCGGGATTCATAGTCATATCAACCATTTAATGGCATTGCTAGAAATGGCCAAAGACAAAGGTGTCGAAGAAGTTTACGTCCATGGCTTCCTTGACGGCCGTGATGTAGGACCGCAATCAGCTGATAAGTATATTCAGATTCTTGAAGAGAAAATGAAGGAACTACAGTTAGGGCAGCTAGCTTCTATCCAAGGTCGTTATTATGCCATGGATCGAGACAAGCGTTGGGACCGTGTAGAAAAAAGTTATCGCGCAATGGTATACGGTGATGGCTTGAAATACCGCTCTGCAACCGAAGCATTAAAAGACTCTTACACAAATGACATCCATGATGAATTCGTATTGCCGGCAGTTATGACAGAAGAAGACGGTGAAACACCTGTGGGAACGATTAACGATGAAGATGCGATTATTTTCTTCAACTTCCGTCCAGATCGTGCCATCCAGATGTCACAAGTATTTACGAACCCTGAATTCTCTGACTTTGATAGAGGAGACAGATTTCCTAAAAACTTGCACTATGTGTGCTTGACTCATTTTAGTGAATCAGTTCAAGGTCTCGTCGCTTTTGAGCCGACAAACTTAGATAAAGTCCTTGGTGAAGTGGTTTCTGATGCGGGATTAAAGCAATTACGCATCGCTGAAACTGAAAAATACCCACACGTTACATTTTTCTTTAGTGGCGGGCGGGAAGAAGAATTCCCAGGAGAAGAACGGATTTTGATTAATTCACCTAAAGTGGCTACTTATGACTTAAAGCCTGAAATGAGTGCTTATGAAGTAACTGACGCTCTTCTAAACGAGATACGAGCTGATAAGCATGACATGATTATCTTAAACTTTGCTAACCCGGACATGGTTGGTCATTCAGGGAAAGTGGAGCCAACGATTAAGGCGATTGAAGCAGTGGATGAGTGCTTAGGGAAAATCGTTGATTTAATCGAGGAAAAAGGTGGAAAAACGATTATTACGGCTGATCATGGGAATGCTGATGTGCTGATTACTGAAGAAGGCACACCGATGACTGCACATACAACGAATCCAGTTCCCGTTATCGTAACTGATAAAGGCGTAAAATTACGTGAAGATGGTATTTTAGGAGATCTTGCTCCTACAATGCTTGAATTATTAAATGTGGATCAGCCGGAAGAAATGACTGGTAAATCATTGATTAAAAAATAATAATAGAACTATGATTTAGACAAAATTATTAACTTTGGATAAGTTCCTGTACAATGGTAACCGTAAGGTAAAACAGTATAAGGCTCTCTGAGCAACTTATGGTTTGCGATGATGGGACCATACTGTTCTACACTACATTGCCAATCCGAATCTTATTCTATAGTCCAAACTAAAGGAGTGTATCAATTATGACATTAATTACAGACGTTTATGCAAGACAAGTACTTGATTCTCGTGGGAATCCAACAGTAGAAGTAGAAGTTCACGTTGAAAGTGGCGCTTTCGGTCGTGCTATCGTTCCTAGTGGTGCATCTACTGGTGAATACGAAGCAGTAGAACTACGAGACGGTGGCGACGCTTGGATGGGGAAAGGTGTTTCTAAAGCAGTCGAAAACGTAAACGAAGTAATTGCCCCTGAATTAGTTGGCTTCGATGCTCTTGATCAACTTGGTATTGACCAATTAATGATTGAACTTGATGGTACACCTAACAAAGCCAAATTAGGCGCTAACGCTATTTTAGGTGTTTCTATGGCGACGGCACGTGCAGCAGCTGAAGCTCTTGGATTACCTTTATACGTATACTTAGGTGGCTTTAACGCCAAAACTCTTCCAACACCAATGATGAACATCTTAAATGGTGGAGAGCATGCAGATAACAACGTAGATATTCAAGAATTTATGATTATGCCTGTAGGAGCGGAAAGCTTTACTCAAGCCCTTCAAATGGGTGCGGAAATCTTCCACAACCTTAAAAAAGTCCTTAGCTCAAAAGGCTATAACACAGCAGTAGGTGACGAAGGTGGCTTTGCGCCTGACTTATCTTCTAACGAAGAAGCTTTGTCAACCATCATCGAAGCAATTGAAAAAGCTGGCTACAAGCCTGGTGAACAAATCCAGTTAGCTATGGACGTTGCAGCTTCTGAAATTTACGAAGATGGAAAATACAACTTAAAAGGTGAAGGTGTTGTTAAAACATCTGAAGAAATGGTTGAATTTTATGCTGAGCTTTGTGAAAAATATCCGATTGTTTCCATCGAAGACGGCCTTGATGAAAACGACTGGGAAGGCTTTAAATTACTAACTGAGCGTCTTGGTGATAAAGTTCAGCTTGTAGGTGACGATCTATTCGTAACAAACACTGAAAAGCTTTCTCGAGGAATTAAAGAAGGCATTGGTAACTCCATCTTAATCAAAGTGAACCAAATCGGAACACTTTCTGAAACATTTGAAGCGATTGAAATGGCTAAACGTGCTGGCTACACAAATGTTATCTCTCACCGTTCAGGTGAAACAGAAGACAGCACAATTGCTGATATCGCAGTAGCTACAAACGCCGGTCAAATTAAAACAGGTGCACCATCACGTACGGACCGCGTTGCGAAGTACAACCAACTTCTTCGCATTGAAGATGAACTTCAATATATCGGTCAATATGCTGGAAACTCAGCATTCTATAACTTAAACAAATAATTAAGATGAAACATTGATGAAACCCTCGGCTAAGCCGGGGGTTTCAACGTTTGGTTTGATTTTTGATTAGATTGAGATTAATGAATACCCTGTAAACCTTCATATGACAGCAGCGACAGGCGAATATTTCGAAAGCAGGGGCAAAGTCATCCTACAATGTATTCAAAAAAACTTGCACGTCATAATTGTTGAAAGGTTTTAACTAAAGATTCTGCTGGAATAGCGGAGACGCCTGCGGAAAACGAAGTAAGGCGGAGCTTTGGGAGGATGGGCCAGCTTCTCCACGGACTAGAAAGCCAAAGTGATAACCTTGGGTGAAAGCGACGTCTGAAAATCCATTCTGACTGAGCTTTGCAAAGGAAGAATGAGTTGAAGACGATCCATACGGAACATCAATTGTAGTGGGGATGAGTCATAACATAACGTTTGGAAATAACGATACAACCTGATTTATGAAATTGATTCATATAAGAACTAATATTAAAAAATTGGATTAACTAAGAAGTGCAGTGATAGTTGTCTAAAGTGAAGCTTTGTACTGACTTAGTCTTGCAGAGATACCTATTTCATGGTATATTTTTAGAAGGTTTAGATGTCCATTTGGAGGTGTAAAGTTTGGGAGCTGTTGCATCCGTTTTACTTGTCATCGTATCACTTTTGTTAATTGCTGTTGTATTATTACAATCAGGTAAAAGTGCTGGATTGTCTGGCGCCATCTCTGGTGGTGCAGAACAATTAGTCGGAAAACAAAAAGCACGAGGATTGGAAGCTGTTTTAAACAAAGCAACCGTTGTTCTTGGTGTTCTTTTCTTTTTACTGACGTTAGCCGTTGCATTCTTTGTATAATGACGATAATTTCAGGCAGCAGACATGAGTCTGCTGCTTTTTGCATGTGTAAGTCGTGATGAGAGAGGCCATTTAAAACTATGGGAAAGACATGGTTTCTTTCGATATGGATTGGGGCGGTAAGTTACCTCCAAACACTAAATTGTTTGCCTATTCCTGTTTTTGTATCTCTTCTTAGAATATATGTCACCACAACTCATACAGTGCTTCTTTGAAGGTTAAAGCTTATACCATAAGGGAATAAAAGAAAAAAGAAGGATATTCAAAACGGACTGCGTGACAAAGATACCTGTCATTTCATAAAATTAAAAAAGGGAAGCAACAGGAGTGATAGTCATGATAGGATGTCTTATTGTACACGGGTTTGTAGGAACTCCAGATGAAACAGCAGAAATAGAGCATCACCTAAAGGATAAGAACTGGCTCGTATACTGTCCTGAATTACCAGGTCATGATGGCACAAAGGAAGGATTAAAATCGGTCACGTATAAGCATTGGCTGTATAAAGCAGAGGTTGCTATGAAGGAATTGCTGAACCGCTGTGATAAAGTGTATGTCATCGGCTTTTCCATGGGCGGTGTCATTGCAAGCTACCTCGCTTCTAAATATCCAGTGGAGAGATTAGTCCTTATAAGTTCAGCTATTTACTATTTGAACATTAAGCAACTTATGCAAGATATGAGAGGCTGGTTGATTGAAAGTATCCGCGGGGATTTAGATGATGATGATATCTATCAATTTTATAAAGCGAAAATTCAGCGTTTGCCGATGACAGCTACATTTGAATTTGCCAAAATGGTTAAACGGTTACGACCTCATGTAGATGAAATCACGGCTCCGACACTCGTTATCCAAGGTAAAAATGATGGTCTTGTACCTGAGAAGAGTGCAGAATATATTTATGAACATATTCAATCAAAAGAGAAAGAACTTTTTTATTTTCCAGAGGCAAAGCATTACATTTGGTTTGGTGACGAGAAAGATGAACTTTTAAAGATGATAGATGATTTTTTTCATAAATAAGTTGATATTCTATAATACACTTATACGTTAACTGGATAGCTAATAGACGTTTTTATCAGTGTACGAATGACGATGATTTAACTGATATTCAACCTAATTAGTTATTAGAGTTGGCAATTCGTGAGTTCTCCTTATTCCCAATTCCAAAATATATTGAGATAACGATCATGAAAGGACGTTTGCATAATGATGAAAGTCGCACAACCAAAACCATTTACATTTGAAGCAGGAGAACGTGCGGTGCTTTTATTACATGGCTTTACTGGCAATTCTGCCGATGTAAGAATGCTCGGGCGCTTTTTAGAAAAAAAGGGGTACACATCGCATGCCCCCCATATGAAAGGCCATGGTGTACCACCAGAGGAATTAGTTCAAACTGGGCCTGATGATTGGTGGAAAGATGTTCAAGATGGATACAATCATTTAAAAGAAATGGGGCACAAAGACATCGCTGTTGCCGGTTTGTCATTAGGGGGTGTATTTTCCTTAAAGCTCGGGTACACACTACCTGTGAAGGGCATAATTCCCATGTGTGCCCCAATGCATATTAAAAGTGAAGAAACAATGTATCAAGGTGTGCTCGCATATGCGAGAAAGTATAAAAAATGGGAAGGGAAAGATGATAAACAAATCGAAAAGGAAATGGAAAAATTTAAAGAAACACCGATGACGACATTAAAGGCTTTGCAAAAGCTAAACAAAGAAGTGAGAGATCATATTGATATGATCTATGCTCCAACATTTGTCGTACAAGCTCGTCATGATGACATGATTAATACAGACAGTGCTAACATTATCCACAATGAGATTGAAAGTCATCATAAGCAATTAAAATGGTACGAAGAATCGGGCCATGTTATTACATTAGACAAAGAGCGGGATCAGCTACATGAGGATATTTATGCATTTTTAGAGGAACTGGACTGGAACGACTAATTAGCATCCACCCCTCTCCCGCCAAGAAAGGAGAAAGCCATTATGACAGATACAACAAAAGAAGGAATCCTCCATTATATGAAACATGACGCTGACAAGCCATTATCCATAAAAGAAATGGAAGAAGCGTTTGGATTAGAAGATTCCAGCCATTTTAAAGAATTCGTCAAAACATTAAATGAACTAGAAGAACAAGGTGATATCGTCCGTACACGTACGAATCGTTATGGCCTGCCAGAAAAAATGGATCTTATTCGTGGAGAGGTCATTATGCATCCCAAAGGGTTTGCCTTCGTGAAAACGGATGAGGGGATGGATGATATTTTTATTGCGGGTACTGAAATGAACAACGCCATGAATAAAGACAAAGTCCTCGTGAGATTGCAGAGAAAATCTAATGGGGCACGACCAGAAGGGACCATTATCCGTATTTTACAACGAGGGGTTACACAAACGGTCGGCACGTATGTGGATGATAAACATTACGGGGTTGTCGTTTCTGATGATAAGCGAATCCCGGCTGATATTTTAATCCCGAAAGGCCAGGAACTGGGCGCTGTTGATGGCCATAAGGTTCTTGTGGAAATAACGAAGCACCCTGAAAGCCGTATGAGCGCTGAAGGTCATGTTATTAAAGTTCTGGGCCATAAAAATGATCCAGGTGTCGATATTCTATCAGTCATTCATAAGCACGGACTACCAGGAGAATTCCCACAGGATGCTCTTGACCAGGCGAACGATGTGCCAGATGAGATAGCTGAAGAAGACTTGGCTGGTCGAAGAGATTTGCGAGAAGAAACAATCGTGACGATTGACGGAGCTGATGCTAAAGATTTAGATGATGCTGTTCAGGTAAAAAAATTAGAGAACGGCAACTATTTACTTGGTGTTCATATTGCTGACGTTAGTCATTATGTCAAAGAAGGATCACCGATTGATGTGGAAGCCTACGACCGTGCAACAAGCTGTTATTTGGTTGATAGAGTGATCCCGATGATTCCTCACCGTTTATCCAATGGAATCTGCTCACTTAATCCGCAAGTGGACCGTCTTACTCTATCGTGTGATATGGAAATCTCGGCGAATGGGGAAGTTGTCAACCATGACATCTATCAAAGTGTCATCCGCACAAATGAACGGATGACCTATACAGATGTTAGGAAAATTTTATTAGACGAAGATGATGAGGTAAAACAACGTTATGAATCGCTTATTCCATTTTTTAAAGACATGGAGGAGCTAGCGGAAATTCTTCGAAAGAAACGATTCTCCCGCGGTGCAATCGACTTTGATTTTAAGGAAGCGAAAGTGCTTGTTAATGACGAAGGAACACCAACGGATGTCGTACTCCGCGACCGATCAGTTGCTGAGCGGCTAATTGAAGAATTTATGTTAGCGGCGAACGAAACAGTGGCAGAGCATTTTCATTGGATGAAAACACCGTTTGTCTACCGGATTCATGAAGATCCAGATGAAGATAAATTGAATCAATTCCTCGAATTCATTACCAACTTCGGATATGTGGTGAAAGGAAAAGGGAATGAGATTCATCCGCGCGCCCTTCAGGAACTTCTCCAAGAAGTAAAAGGAGAGCCAGAGGAAGCGGTAATCAGCCAAGTGATGTTGCGCTCCATGAAGCAAGCACGCTATGACCCACAAAATGCAGGACATTTCGGTTTATCGGCAGATTTCTATACCCATTTTACATCACCTATTCGTCGATACCCTGACTTAATTGTTCACCGGCTTATTAGAACCTATCTCATTGAAGGGAAAACAGACGAAGACACGCTGGAAAAATGGAGTGAAAAGCTTCCTGAATTAACGCGTCATTCATCTGAAATGGAACGTCGGGCAGAGGACGCTTCACGAGAAACGGACGAGCTGAAAAAGGTTCAATTCATGGAAGATAAAGTTGGGCAAGAATATGACGGCATTATTAGCGGCGTGACAAACTTTGGTCTATTTGTAGAACTTCCGAATACAATTGAAGGTCTTGTTCATGTCAGCTATCTCACTGACGATTACTACCATTACGATGAAAAACGTTACGCTATGATTGGAGAACGAACCGGCAATGTTTTCCGGATCGGGGATGAAATCGAAGTCCGTGTCACTAACGTCAACGTCGACGAACGCGCAATTGACTTTGAAGTTGTGGGAATGAAACCGCGAAAAGCCCGCAAAAAAGAGGCGCCACGCGTCATTGAAGGCGGTAGTCGCCGTCAAAAGAAAGACGACAAAGACAAGGAATACTCCGGGCGAAAGAAAAAACGTAAGAAAAAAGCTTTTTACGAAAACGCTCCTAAAAACAAACGATTAAAAGGTAAGAAAAAGAAGAAATAACCGAATAAGTGAGAGCCCACCTATTGAGGTGAGCTCTTTTTTTGGGCCGAGCTGTGGAAGTGAGATTGAGAATGTTGCTGAAAAACTGGAGGAAGATGTGTGGAAAAGGGGTGGAGCTGCTGAAAAAATGCAGGTTGATGCGTGAAAAAAGGGGAGAGATGCGTGAAAAGTGAATGCTAATGCTGAAAACTCGGCTATTGTTGCTGAAAAATAAAGATTTCCCTTAAACAAATTGAAGCTATCACCGAAATTTGGTATTATGAATGTCACGAGGGTGTCGGAAAGGATGCAATAACTATGGCAACAGAAGGAAAACTCATCGCACAAAATAAAAAAGCACGCCATGATTTTCATATTGAAGAAACGTATGAAGCAGGTATGGTTCTTACTGGGACAGAAATTAAATCGATTCGTAACAGACGCGTCAACATGAAAGATTCATTTGCACGTGTGGCACAGGGAGAAGCATGGCTTCATAATCTACACATTAGTCCATATGAGCAAGGAAACCGTTATAACCATGATCCAGTACGCACACGTAAACTTTTACTTCACCGCAAACAAATAAACCAATTAATCGGACTTACTCAGCAAAAAGGCTACACACTCGTTCCATTGAAAATTTATATTAAAAACGGTGTGGCAAAAGTATTAATTGGACTCGGAAAAGGGAAGAAAAAGTATGATAAACGCGAAGACCTTAAGCAAAAAGATGCAAAGCGTGAAATCCAGCGAGCTTTTAAGGATAATCAATTAGGAAGATAAGCTGGTGAAGCTTACCATTTGACCGCCAATCTATATATGTTATAATAATAATTACCGTTAAGGAACTGAATAATGACTTATACCCTTAACGTTCTCTTACATGGGGACGTTCTGGATTCGACAGGGGTAGGTCGAGCTTAAGTTGCGAGTCGAGCTGGGTGTCCTCGTATAAAACGCCCATCGCCTATAGTTGGCAAAGAAGATAACAACTTCGCTTTAGCAGCGGCGTAAAAACCCTGCTAGCGGTTCCTCCCTTCATCGCCCATGTGAAGGATCAGGGACTCACTTATAGTGGGATACGCCATGAATCCACCACCTGAGGACGATTGGAAGAGATTAATCAGGTTAGCCTCATAGAAGCCTGTTAGTTGGCTGACGTGATGGCGAATTTCTAATAAACTAACTACGCTCGTAGACGCTTAAGTATCGTTATCTCTGGACGTGGGTTCGATTCCCACCGTCTCCACCAAATGATTATTATGGTGGATATACATATATGTATGAACAGTTATGGAAGTCGTCCTTCTTTTGGGGGGCGGCTTCTTTCTTGCGCACTAGGGTAAAAATATCTGATAAAGGTTCATTTAACCTGATTTATATCACTATTTGGACTCACAGACAGTTTATATAGTATAAGAGGAAACGAAGGCTGTACTTTTATATTTTTAAAATAAAAACACTATTTTAATAGATATTAAGAAAGTTAATATAGAATTATTATTCTAGTACTAGGGGGTAAACAACATGATTAATGAGTTTGAGAGATATAGAATAGATTTTGCGGATTTAAATAATTTCACTATACAATTAAATTCACCTTTTATTCTATCTATCACAAAAGACGAAGTAGACTTTGACTTTTTAATAAGAGTAAAAAAAAGAAATGATAAGGCAATTATTTTTGGTTCGGGTGCTTATGATGCTAGCTCAGAGCTAGAACCGCCTATTTTTCAAAGACATAAATGGATGGAGCATTTCGATGAGACGCTAATATTTTATAATGATCCAACTTTATATTTAGGGGAAATTAACATAGGCTGGGGGTTTGGCACTGGGGACAGACACTATTTAACAGAAATAGCAGAAATATTAGAGATTCTTTTAGAGAAAATTAACCTTAAAAAAGAGAAAACTCTGTTCTATGGAAGCTCTGCTGGTGGTTTTATGTCATTATTACTGGGAGGCTTACTAAAAGGTTCAAAAGTGTTAGTAAATAATCCTCAAACTATAGTTTGGAACTACTATGATCGTCATGTTAATGCTATGTTTGAAACTACGAAACCATCTTTATCACGAAAAGAAATTATCGAAAGTTACTCTGAAAAATTAAATGTACGGGATTTTTATAAAAAAATAAAGTATGTACCAGAAATCACTTATTTACAAAATGTAACCAGTGGAAGAGACTTAACTCACCATCTAAATCCATTTATTTTGGGATTATCTCACCTTAGTGATGATTATTATACAAAAGAAATGAAGATACAGTTATATTCAGATATAAAACGTGGGCATAATCCTATTGGAATTAATGAGACTATATATCGAATTAAAAATACTATTAATAATTAGAAGTCTATTAAGATATTGAATGTTAATTAAACTTAGACTCACGTTTGAGACTTTTATTTTATGGAATATAACAGTCCAATCAGCGAGTCTCTTTATCCTACGGGCGATAACCTCAGATTATCACACTGGCTTTAATTTGGAGTAGAGCCAGTGTGATAATCGAAATCAACCACCAAAACAAATCACATACAAAAATTCTATAATTTTATAATATTTTCTTTAACTTTCCATTTTTGTTACCGATATAAGGAAGGGAGTTCCTTTTTGGTGATAAAATAAATGGGAGGCAAGGACAAATGAAAAAAAGTTTGTTTCTGTTAATGTTCAGTTTATTTTTGATGGCAATCTCAGCAATGTCGGTTTCGGCAAATGTATACGAAGATGAATATGAACCAAATAATTCTTTTGCTGAAGCTTATGATTTAGGACTGTGGAAGTACAAGACGATTTCTGCAACGATTCATAGTGAAAGCGATAGGGATTATTACAAGTTTTATGCCACCAAGGGAGAACAGCTTGCCATTCACCTAAAGAACATCCCAGCAAATACCGATTATGATTTATATTTATTTAAGGATTCTTACGGCTATCCTGCGGTAGGATCTTCTGAAAGAATGGGAAATAAAAACGAGATTATTCGCTTGGATGTTCCGGAGACAGGCAGGTACATTGCTGTCGTCATATCTAAAGATGGTTCATTTGACGGATGGGGATTTTATAGACTTGAATTTATCGATAGAATGAAAAGTGGTACTTATACGGCGAATCTGTCCCCGTCATCCATTTCAAGCCCTGGACAAGGAGTTGTGTCGCCGATTGCCGTCGTTAATCTTGCAAATGTCTCGGCTATTCCTGATGGGGCGATTGTAAGAAGTGTTTCCGCTGAGGGAACGATTTCTCCGAGTCTTGGCCACACCTACAGAGAAGTGCTGAACAAGGAAGAAGGCGTCTGGCATACATCGGTTTCAGGTGGGACATTGTTTCCGGACTTAAAGCATGAACTTGCACTCCCAGTCAAAACGACATGGAATGTCCGTTACTACTCACTTGCTTGGAGCAGTTCAACATGGAGATCACCACAACTAAAGTTCAATTATCAATACGATTCAACATACGGTTGGTAAAAAGATTCAAATATAGACCGATATAAAACAAAATAATGTCATTGCCATGAAAGGAGCTCCCATGAATATTAGAGACAGTGTAAAGTATTCGCTTTATTCAGACCAACTGCTGCAGTTGGTAGCCAAGAATAGTTCGGAAAAAACAAAAGGTTCACAATCGCAGGAGATCAGACAAAAAGACACCCTCTCCATCAGCAAGCAGGCTGCTGAAGCAGCCCAA
The DNA window shown above is from Salipaludibacillus agaradhaerens and carries:
- a CDS encoding alpha/beta hydrolase produces the protein MKVAQPKPFTFEAGERAVLLLHGFTGNSADVRMLGRFLEKKGYTSHAPHMKGHGVPPEELVQTGPDDWWKDVQDGYNHLKEMGHKDIAVAGLSLGGVFSLKLGYTLPVKGIIPMCAPMHIKSEETMYQGVLAYARKYKKWEGKDDKQIEKEMEKFKETPMTTLKALQKLNKEVRDHIDMIYAPTFVVQARHDDMINTDSANIIHNEIESHHKQLKWYEESGHVITLDKERDQLHEDIYAFLEELDWND
- the eno gene encoding phosphopyruvate hydratase produces the protein MTLITDVYARQVLDSRGNPTVEVEVHVESGAFGRAIVPSGASTGEYEAVELRDGGDAWMGKGVSKAVENVNEVIAPELVGFDALDQLGIDQLMIELDGTPNKAKLGANAILGVSMATARAAAEALGLPLYVYLGGFNAKTLPTPMMNILNGGEHADNNVDIQEFMIMPVGAESFTQALQMGAEIFHNLKKVLSSKGYNTAVGDEGGFAPDLSSNEEALSTIIEAIEKAGYKPGEQIQLAMDVAASEIYEDGKYNLKGEGVVKTSEEMVEFYAELCEKYPIVSIEDGLDENDWEGFKLLTERLGDKVQLVGDDLFVTNTEKLSRGIKEGIGNSILIKVNQIGTLSETFEAIEMAKRAGYTNVISHRSGETEDSTIADIAVATNAGQIKTGAPSRTDRVAKYNQLLRIEDELQYIGQYAGNSAFYNLNK
- a CDS encoding PPC domain-containing protein — its product is MAISAMSVSANVYEDEYEPNNSFAEAYDLGLWKYKTISATIHSESDRDYYKFYATKGEQLAIHLKNIPANTDYDLYLFKDSYGYPAVGSSERMGNKNEIIRLDVPETGRYIAVVISKDGSFDGWGFYRLEFIDRMKSGTYTANLSPSSISSPGQGVVSPIAVVNLANVSAIPDGAIVRSVSAEGTISPSLGHTYREVLNKEEGVWHTSVSGGTLFPDLKHELALPVKTTWNVRYYSLAWSSSTWRSPQLKFNYQYDSTYGW
- the gpmI gene encoding 2,3-bisphosphoglycerate-independent phosphoglycerate mutase, producing the protein MSKQPKALIILDGFALREETEGNAVALANTPNFDRFWNNYPHATLQASGLAVGLPEGQMGNSEVGHLNIGAGRVVYQSLTRVNLAIKEKEFFQNKTFLGAMKHVKEKGKALHLYGLLSDGGIHSHINHLMALLEMAKDKGVEEVYVHGFLDGRDVGPQSADKYIQILEEKMKELQLGQLASIQGRYYAMDRDKRWDRVEKSYRAMVYGDGLKYRSATEALKDSYTNDIHDEFVLPAVMTEEDGETPVGTINDEDAIIFFNFRPDRAIQMSQVFTNPEFSDFDRGDRFPKNLHYVCLTHFSESVQGLVAFEPTNLDKVLGEVVSDAGLKQLRIAETEKYPHVTFFFSGGREEEFPGEERILINSPKVATYDLKPEMSAYEVTDALLNEIRADKHDMIILNFANPDMVGHSGKVEPTIKAIEAVDECLGKIVDLIEEKGGKTIITADHGNADVLITEEGTPMTAHTTNPVPVIVTDKGVKLREDGILGDLAPTMLELLNVDQPEEMTGKSLIKK
- the smpB gene encoding SsrA-binding protein SmpB; its protein translation is MATEGKLIAQNKKARHDFHIEETYEAGMVLTGTEIKSIRNRRVNMKDSFARVAQGEAWLHNLHISPYEQGNRYNHDPVRTRKLLLHRKQINQLIGLTQQKGYTLVPLKIYIKNGVAKVLIGLGKGKKKYDKREDLKQKDAKREIQRAFKDNQLGR
- a CDS encoding glycosyl transferase family 2, with the translated sequence MINEFERYRIDFADLNNFTIQLNSPFILSITKDEVDFDFLIRVKKRNDKAIIFGSGAYDASSELEPPIFQRHKWMEHFDETLIFYNDPTLYLGEINIGWGFGTGDRHYLTEIAEILEILLEKINLKKEKTLFYGSSAGGFMSLLLGGLLKGSKVLVNNPQTIVWNYYDRHVNAMFETTKPSLSRKEIIESYSEKLNVRDFYKKIKYVPEITYLQNVTSGRDLTHHLNPFILGLSHLSDDYYTKEMKIQLYSDIKRGHNPIGINETIYRIKNTINN
- the secG gene encoding preprotein translocase subunit SecG, with the translated sequence MGAVASVLLVIVSLLLIAVVLLQSGKSAGLSGAISGGAEQLVGKQKARGLEAVLNKATVVLGVLFFLLTLAVAFFV
- the rnr gene encoding ribonuclease R; the encoded protein is MTDTTKEGILHYMKHDADKPLSIKEMEEAFGLEDSSHFKEFVKTLNELEEQGDIVRTRTNRYGLPEKMDLIRGEVIMHPKGFAFVKTDEGMDDIFIAGTEMNNAMNKDKVLVRLQRKSNGARPEGTIIRILQRGVTQTVGTYVDDKHYGVVVSDDKRIPADILIPKGQELGAVDGHKVLVEITKHPESRMSAEGHVIKVLGHKNDPGVDILSVIHKHGLPGEFPQDALDQANDVPDEIAEEDLAGRRDLREETIVTIDGADAKDLDDAVQVKKLENGNYLLGVHIADVSHYVKEGSPIDVEAYDRATSCYLVDRVIPMIPHRLSNGICSLNPQVDRLTLSCDMEISANGEVVNHDIYQSVIRTNERMTYTDVRKILLDEDDEVKQRYESLIPFFKDMEELAEILRKKRFSRGAIDFDFKEAKVLVNDEGTPTDVVLRDRSVAERLIEEFMLAANETVAEHFHWMKTPFVYRIHEDPDEDKLNQFLEFITNFGYVVKGKGNEIHPRALQELLQEVKGEPEEAVISQVMLRSMKQARYDPQNAGHFGLSADFYTHFTSPIRRYPDLIVHRLIRTYLIEGKTDEDTLEKWSEKLPELTRHSSEMERRAEDASRETDELKKVQFMEDKVGQEYDGIISGVTNFGLFVELPNTIEGLVHVSYLTDDYYHYDEKRYAMIGERTGNVFRIGDEIEVRVTNVNVDERAIDFEVVGMKPRKARKKEAPRVIEGGSRRQKKDDKDKEYSGRKKKRKKKAFYENAPKNKRLKGKKKKK
- a CDS encoding alpha/beta hydrolase — translated: MIGCLIVHGFVGTPDETAEIEHHLKDKNWLVYCPELPGHDGTKEGLKSVTYKHWLYKAEVAMKELLNRCDKVYVIGFSMGGVIASYLASKYPVERLVLISSAIYYLNIKQLMQDMRGWLIESIRGDLDDDDIYQFYKAKIQRLPMTATFEFAKMVKRLRPHVDEITAPTLVIQGKNDGLVPEKSAEYIYEHIQSKEKELFYFPEAKHYIWFGDEKDELLKMIDDFFHK